From one Lolium rigidum isolate FL_2022 chromosome 4, APGP_CSIRO_Lrig_0.1, whole genome shotgun sequence genomic stretch:
- the LOC124707820 gene encoding LOW QUALITY PROTEIN: B3 domain-containing protein Os06g0194400-like (The sequence of the model RefSeq protein was modified relative to this genomic sequence to represent the inferred CDS: deleted 2 bases in 1 codon; substituted 1 base at 1 genomic stop codon) — protein sequence MVPQFLQLLIVLLEIPISFSSSKQPKEQLKQQRKSEVRKMDEVNSYEEQRRRQIEQNKRKLDELRVHKLSAAVRQAAAKPMPDKLLMPRNPRLDAPTRRSGRIASLPEQPDYRIRKANGDVKTESPDPVPVYATNEERAYAVAKAEQLKAQLGSDHPAFIKPMSHSSATKSGTLTIPVHFKQYLPVHDEVMALVDEVNKEFDMLYHVTYTSXVLGGYLNGWRAFCAHQELADGDCLVFQLIERRKFKVYIVRASSYNNNHH from the exons TCAGTTGTTGATAGTTCTACTCGAAATCCCCATTTCATTTTCCTCCTCCAAACAGCCGAAAGAACAACTAAAGCAGCAGAGGAAAAGCGAGGTGAGGAAAATGGATGAGGTGAACTCGTACGAGGAGCAGCGCAGGAGGCAGATCGAGCAGAACAAGCGCAAGCTGGATGAGCTGCGGGTGCACAAGCTCTCCGCCGCCGTCCGCCAGGCCGCCGCCAAGCCCATGCCA GACAAGCTGCTGATGCCTCGGAATCCGAGGCTGGACGCCCCAACCCGGCGGTCTGGCCGCATCGCCAGCCTCCCAGAGCAGCCCGACTACCGCATTAGGAAGGCGAATGGCGATGTAAAGACCGAATCACCTGATCCAGTTCCAGTGTACGCGACCAACGAAGAGAGAGCCTATGCTGTTGCCAAGGCCGAACAGCTCAAGGCCCAGCTGGGCTCGGACCACCCAGCCTTCATCAAGCCTATGTCCCACAGTTCCGCCACCAAATCGGGAACGCTG ACTATCCCAGTGCACTTCAAGCAGTATCTCCCCGTGCATGATGAGGTGATGGCTCTGGTGGATGAGGTGAATAAGGAGTTTGACATGCTCTACCATGTCACGTAC ACATCATAAGTACTGGGGGGTTATCTTAACGGGTGGAGAGCATTTTGTGCTCACCAAGAGCTGGCTGATGGTGACTGCTTGGTGTTCCAGCTGATAGAGAGGAGAAAATTCAAG GTTTATATAGTTAGAGCGAGTTCTTACAACAACAATCACCACTGA